GGGCCGAGGTCCAGCAGTTGAAACGGCATGCAATCTCCTTTAGCGACAGGGGCGACCGGCCGGTCGCCCCTTCTCGATTAAAAGCCTCTGCGAATGTACGCGCCCGCCGCTCAGGCCGCCGGCGAGCCGTTCTCTATGAAACGCTCGACCCAGGCCACCACCTCGTCAATCTTTACCCGGTGCTGGGCCATGGAATCGCGCTCACGGATCGTCACGGTGTTGTCTTCCATAGTCTGGCCGTCCGCGGTGATCCCCAGCGGCGTGCCGGCCTCATCCATGCGGCGGTAGCGGCGGCCGATGGAGCCGGACAGGTCGTAGAAGACGCGGAATTTCTTGCGCAGACGGCTGTAGACGTCCTGGGCCGCCTCGACCATGCCCTCTTTCTTGACCAGCGGGAACACGCCGACCTTGATCGGGGCGATCCTGGGAGACAGGCGCAGCACTACGCGGTCCTCCTCCTCATCGTAGCCGCCGGCCAGGCAGGTGAGCAGCGTGCGGTCGCAGCCGGCCGAGGTCTCGATCACGTAGGGTACGAAGCGCTCGCTGGTGGTCTCGTCGAAATAGCTCAGCGTTTCCTTGCCGCTGTACTCGTTGTGGCGCTTGAGGTCGAAATCGGTGCGGTTGTGGATGCCCTCCAGCTCCTGCCAGCCGAACGGGAACTCGAACTCGATGTCCGCGGCGGACTTGGCGTAGTGGGCCAGCTCACCCGGGCCGTGCGGGTGGAAACGCAGCTTGGCCGGGTCGAGGCCCAGGGCCTTGTAGTACTCCATGCGGTCGGCTTTCCAGCTCTCGAACCACTCTTCCTCGGTGCCCGGCTTGACGAAGAACTGCATCTCCATCTGCTCGAACTCGCGGGTGCGGAAAATGAAGTTGCCGGGGGTGATCTCGTTGCGGAACGCCTTGCCGATCTGGGCGATACCGAACGGGACCTTGCGCCGCATGGCGGTCTGGACGTTCAGGAAATTGACATAGATGCCCTGGGCGGTCTCGGGACGCAGGTAGATCTGACTGGCCGCCTCCTCCACCGGGCCCATGAACGTCTTGAACATCAGGTTGAACTGGCGCGCCTCGGTCAGGGTCTCCTTGCCGCAGGCCGGGCAGACCTTGGTCCCGGCGGGCAGATGGTCGGCGCGGAAACGCTGCTTGCAGTTGCGGCAGTCGACCAGCGGGTCGGTGAACCCGCTCACATGTCCGCTGGCCTCCCAGACCCGCGGGCTCATCAGGATCGAAGCGTCCAGGCCCTCGATGTCCTCCCGGCGGCGGGTCATCCAGTCCCACCAGAAATCCTTGATGTTGCGCTTGAGCTCCACCCCCAGCGGGCCGTAGTCCCAGCAGGAATTGAGTCCGCCGTAGATTTCGCTGCTCTGGAAGATGAAGCCGCGCCGCTTGCACAAGCTCACCAGCTTGTCCATCACCGATTCGATCTGCTTGCCAGCCATTGCGTTTTGCTCCGGGTCGATTTTTATTGACAGTTTGGCATGCTTTCAGGACCAGATAATAAACGTTGAAATTTACACCGAAACCCGGCTTAAGTCAACCGCAGTAAACGCCTTGGGTTACAGAGCGGTGAGACACTTTCGGCGCGGCCATCCCAGCGCCGGAGAGCACAGAATTGAAAATCAGACGCAAATAGTGTATTTTATGTCTTGAATTTCTGTTCGTTCACGGGATTGGTAATTTTTTCAAGAAAGTGGAATTGCAAAAATGGCAAGAATCTTTCCGGAACGCCTCTCCAGGGTGCAGAAAGGCACGGCCCAGCGGCGCTTCCTGGCCTTTTCGACGATCAACGCCCTGTCCTACGCCCTGCTGGCCGAGAGCGTGCTGGTGCTGTTCGGCCTGAAGCTGGGGGCCAACGATTTCCAGATCGGCCTGCTGTCGAGCTATGTCTACCTTACAATGGGATTCATCCTGCTGGGCAAGGTGCTGGTGGGGCGCTGGGGCGCGGCCCGCACCTACAGCACCTGCTGGTCGGTCCGCAACCTGGTGGCGGCCACGTTCATGCTCGCCCCGGTGATCTGGACCCGCGTGTCGCCCAGCCTGGGCCTGACTTTCCTGCTGGCGGCGTCGTTTGTCTTTTTCGCTTTCAGGGCCATGGGCCTGGCGGCCGAGAATATCCTGATAAACGACATGACCGGCCCGGAGGACCGCGGACGGTTCATTGGCCAGTGGCAGTTCTCGTTCTACATCGGGATGCTGGCCATGCTGGTGGCGGTAAGTTTCTGGCTCGGGGCCAACCCCGGGTTCGGGCATTTCCAGGTTGTGATCGCCACCGGAGTCACCATGGGGATGATCTCCTCGGCGATCATGTGGAGCATCCCGGAGTCCAGCGGGCCGAAGAACTCCAGCCGCGTGCCGATGCTCAAGGCTTTCTCGCTTCTCTACGCCGACCGCCGCATGCTTAAGCTGATCCTGGCTTGGGCCGCGGTCTCCAGCGTGATCCAGTTAATTGTGCCGTTCCAGGTGCTCACGGTCAAGAACGGCTACAATGTCGCCGACCGCCTGGCCCTCATTTTCGTGGTCTTGCAGGTGCTGGGCATGGTGGCGGCGAGCTATATGAATTCGTTGCTCATCGACCGCTCGGGCCCCAGGCCGGTGATGATAATCAACCTGCTGGGTTTCGCCCTGGTGGCGCTGCTCTGGGCCGTCTCGCCGGCCCGGCTCAACTATGCCTACACCGGCACACTGTTCTTTTTCGCCGGTTTCTGCACGGTGAGCCTTCAGATCGCCCTGGCCCACTATTTCCTGAACACGGCCAGCCGTGAGAGTGTGCTCAATATCTCCGTGCTGATCCTGGTGCTGCAGGGGGCCGCGGCCGGGCTGGTGGGCACGTTCCTGGGCGGCGGCGTGCTGGAGACCCTGGACCGTCTGGGTCTGAGCGGGATGGAAATCTACCATACTTATTTCTGCCTGGTGATCGTGGCCGCCCTGGTGGGGCTGGGCATGGTGCTGCGCCTACGTCCCCTGGCCGAGCGCCGGGTGCGCGAGGTGCTGGGCATGATGTTCAGCGTGCGGGACTGGCGCGCCCTGATGAGCGTGCAGGAGCTGGCCGAGACCCCGCAGCTCGAGCGCGCCCACGAGCTGATCGACCGTCTGGCCGACCTGCGCAGCGAGGTGAGCGAGCGTACGCTGCTCGAATACCTGGACAGCCCGATTTTCACCCTGCGCACTGCGGCCCTGGAGGCCCTGGACCGGATCGAGTTCGGCCCGGAGGCCTCCTGGCGGCTGATCGAGGAGGTCAAGGACGGGGAGTTCTCGACCGCCTGGATGGCCGCCGAAATACTGGGCAAGCACCGGGTGAGCGAGGCGATCACCACACTGCGGGAAAGCCTGCACTCGAACGATTTCTTCCTCGAGGGCAAGGCCATGCAGGCCCTGGGCCAGATGCAGGACAGCCAGAGCTACCCGCGGATCAAGGAGATTTTCCGTCTGACCTACAACCCGCGGCTGACCATCCACGGCGCGCGGGCGATCTACGACATGGGCGAGCGTGAGAACGTGACCCTGCTGCTGGAGAAACTCAACCCGCTGATGCTCCCGGCCGAGCTGGATGAGATCATGCACGCGGTGTTCGCCCTGCTGGGCCGTCATGAGGAGCATTTCCGGCTTATGACCCTCTACAACCGCAGCGCCCAGCAGGGGCTGGATGTGCTGGCGCACGAGCTGGAAAAGGGCCTCGAGGGCCTGGGTGAAAAGGTGAGCGCCGGGGATGCGGCCCTGGTGCGCGCGGCCATGGCCGAGACCGCGGCCATGAACCGTCAGGCGCCGGAACAGCTCGTGCGCCTGCTGCAACGGGTGAATGTCCTGGGCGGGGACAAGGCCCGCTATATCGAGGTGCTGCTGCGCGACAGCGAGCGCCCGGTGCGCGAGGCCCCGCCGCGGCTGCGCTTCGGGTTCATGGGTCTGGCGGGTTACCTTCTGCTGGAGCGCACGGGGGAGACAGAGGCCGGACAATAGAGCGGTAGATAATCGAGTCCGGACAAAGAGGGGCGCGGGGGCGAAAAGCCTTCGCGCCTTTTCTGTTTTTAGGCAATCGATCAGACACTATCTGGAAATGAAATTGTATTGACTATGGACAAATAAAATGCAAGAAGTTATTTTTAAACAAATTATAATTTATCAATCCGAAAATGAAACCGCATTGAACTTGAATCGGGAGGTTCAATGATTCACTACCGCAAGCCTGACAACTGGATCAAGTACAACCTGGAGAAAATCCTGCCTCGACTGGTCGAAGCGCAGGCCGCAATTCTGGCTCTGCGATCCGTGCCGTACCAGAAATCCTGGGTGGACAGCCTGCAGAATATCGAGCTGAAAAGAGAAATCGCCGGGACCTCGCGGATCGAGGGGGCGGATTTTTCGGATAAAGAGCTGGACGAGGCCCTCGCCAGTGGCCCTGAAGAATTCATTACACGCTCGCAGCGCCAAGCTCGCGCCGCTGCAGTCACCTACCGCTGGATCGCCGCCATCCCAGCGGACCGACCGCTGGATGGAGATATCATAAAAGAGATTCACCATCACATCGTAACCGGAGCGGATGACGACCACTGCCGGCCGGGCATGCTGCGCGGCCCAGACGAGAATGTCAATTTCGGACAACCGCGTCATCGCGGGGTGAACGGCGGAGATGAGTGCACTCAGGCCTTCGCGGAATATGTCCGGGCCATTCAGACTGCCTACCGGGAGCACTCACCCATTATCCAGGCTTTTTCCGCGCACTACCATTTCGCCGCCATGCACCCGTTCCTTGACGGCAACGGCCGCACCGCGCGGGCGCTGGAAGCCCTGCTGCTGCAGCGGGCCGGGCTGCGGGATGCCTGTTTCATCTCAATGTCGAATTATTACTATGATGAAAAGATCAATTACCTCAAGACCCTGTCTGAATCTCACACCAACGGGCATGATATCACACCATTCTTGATCCTCGGACTGAATGGACTAACTATGCAAGTTGGCCGATTGATGCGCGAGATTAACCGCAATATCAGCAAAGCGATATTCCGCAACGTGATGTTCGACCTGTTCGGCAAGCTTGAATCTCCGCGCAAGCGGGTAATCGCCAAAAGACAGATCGAGATTCTGAAGGTGTTGCTTGATGAAGAATCAATGGAACTGTTTGCCTTGTTCGGAAAAATTGATTCCGAATATTCAAATCTGCAAAACGACACGAAAGCATTCGTTCGAGATCTATCTGGATTAAAATCGTTGGGAGCCATTGAGTTGGATTATCAAGGCGAGCATTTAGAAGCTACTGTCATGGTCAGGATCAATCTGGAATGGCCCCGCCAAATAACTAAGACCGATTTTCTCAGGAAAATGAAATCCCTGCCCCAGGTCAAAGGCCTGCCTTGAGCCTGGGGACAAATAGAACCCCTGCCAGATAGCACCTTACAGCATGACTTATCTCCATCATTACTTTTATCGTGCAAGAAATATTGCCTTGACTTTTTGGCCTTTTATCCCTTAATTCCTCGCATTAGCATCTAAAATACCTCTTATTATTCTTGCATCGTGCAATTATATCCAAAGGAGGCCACCCATGCGCTGCAACCGAGTTATCGTTCTCCTGGCAGCCGCGCTCGGCGTCATCGCCGCCCTGCCGCTGCCCGCCGCGCAGCAGGACGGCGAGCTCAAATCGTTCAGCCGCGAGATCACCGCCGGGCAGGATGAATACGTGATCGAAGTGGGCGGCACGCTCGATCCGCAAAATGTCGAGATAAAGATCGAGAACCTGGGCGACTCCGCCGTGGCCGACCCCTGGGTCACGGTCAACGGCAAGTTCGACTGGTTCGACATCCACAGCCTGGCCGCCGAGATCACCGCGGGCTGCAGCACGGATGAGGAAAAGGCCCTGGCGATCTGGGACTGGCTGGCCTGGCGGCGGTTCCAGCGCTCTCCGCACGATGACAGCGCGCTCCAGCCGGTGCGCGGGCTGAACGGCTACGGCTACGGCATCTGCGGCCACGCGGCGAGCTGGGTCGAGGCGCTCTGCCGCGAGGTGGGAGTGACCGCGCGGGTTTGGGAAATCGCCGGGCACACGGTGAACGAGGTGTTCTGGGACGGCCGCTGGCACATGCTGGACGCCAACGTCAAGGTGTTCTACCTGGGACGTGACAACCGCACTATCGCCAGCATGGCTGAGCTGGAGAAGGACAAGGGGCTCATCGAGCGCACGATCCACGTGCGCGACCCCTGGGTGAGGCAGGATGACCCGCCCGGGCGCAATATCCAGTTCGTGCGCTACCTGATCACCGAGAAGAACAACTGGATTTCGGACGGCTACCAGTACCAGAACAAGCTGGATTACAACATGGGCCTGAGCCTCAAGCCGGGCGAAACGCTCACCCGCTGGTGGGAGCCGCGCCTGGACGAGTTCGAATCTCCGGACGCCGACCCGCTGGCCCCGCAGGTCTATGCCAACGGCCGCCTGGAGTGGGAGCCGGACCTGGGCCGGATCGACCTGGCCCCCTACATCGAGGTGGGCGAGAACGCCGCCACGCGGGCGCAGGACGGCCTCAGCCCGGCGCTCCACCCGCTCTACCTCCAGGACCGCGTACTCTACAACCGTCCCTCCAGCGCCAGGCTGCACCTGGGCTGCCCCTGGCCCATCGTGGGCGGGCGCTTTTTCTGCCGTCTGGTCAAGGGCGGCGAGGACGGCGAAATGGCGGGGGTCAGTTTCGGCGGAGGCGAGGAGGGCACGCGCCTCTACAACTGGGAATGGGGCCACGGCACACAGGATATCGAGCTGGACCTGGACCCGTCGATCCTCAAGGCCGAGCCGCTCTACAACTACCAGATCGTGTTCAGCTTCAAGGGCCGCGCCGAGACCAAGAGCCAGTCGGGAGTGGATGGCTTGCGCGCGGTGACGGATTTCCAGGTCTCGCCGCACAGCCTTCCCGCGCTGAGCCTGGGGCGTAACGTGGTCCGCTACCGCGACAGCAGCCCGGGGCCGCACCGGGTGCGGATCACCCACACCTGGCGCGAAAAAAGCGGCAACCATCCGCCGCAGGCAGTCGAGACGGCACTGGTGACTGGCGAGCAGAAATCCCTGGCCCCCACCCTAAGCTGGAAAGCCGCAGCCGACCCGGACCCGGCTGACAGCACGGCCGATTATCAAGTGCTGGTGAGCCTGCGGCCCGACTGCCGCTGGCCGCTCTCGCCCAGCCTTTATCGCAGCCTGGGCGCGGCAGCCACCACCTGGAAAGTTCCGGCCGGTTTCCTCAACCCCGGCAGCACCTACTACTGGAAAGTCCGCGCCCGCGACAGCCACGGGGCGATCGGCCCCTGGAGCGAAGTGTTCAGTTTCCGCACCTCGGACAAGGCTAAATAAACCCGAGACGAACTGCAAACAGGAAAGGCCGGGGCGTCCACCCCGGCCTTTTTTCTTTCTGACTGCAACCTTGTTTCCATCCCGATTGCGTTTCAGGCCTGGGCCTTGATCTTGGCCGCGGCGGCCTTGATGTTGTCCAGGCACTGCAGCATGGCCGGCACTGGGTTGTCCGGATCGGACTCGTATTCGAGGGAGAGGTAACCCTTGAACCCGATCTCATCCAGCTTGTCGAGCAGGGCCACGAGGTTGATCTTACCCGTGCCCACGATCACGTCCTTCCACTTACCGTCGGCGTCCGGGACCAGGTCTTTCAGGTGGATGCCGTAGACCCGGTTCGAGAACTCGTCCAGCGCCAGCATCGGGTCGACCCCGGCGCGGTAGAAATGGCCGCAGTCCATGCAGAAACCGACCATGTTCGAGGTCTGGAGCATGGCGGTGCGCACCTGCTCGTAGGAGCCGAAAATCGGGTCCTCGGGCCCGTGGTTGTGGATCGCCACCGGCAGGCCGTACTCATTGGCCAGCTTGTCCACCAACTGGAGCGAGCCGGGCTGGGGCGAGCCGCTGATCGCCAGCACGCCCAGGGCCTTGCCGTACTCGAAGATCTGGCGCGCCTTGGCCTCGTTGGTGTCGAACCCGACCACGCCGCAGGCGTCGACGCTCATCCCGAGGGCCTTGATCTTCTCCGCGGCGGCCTTGACCTGGTCCAGCGGGGTGTCCACCGGCAGGTGGCCGTCCGGCCAGATTTCCACGTGCGCCAGGTTGAGCTCTTTCAGCTTGGCGGCCAGATCATCCAGGGTCTTGAAATTCCGGAAACAGTAGCTCTGCACACCCATGCGGAAACCCAGG
This genomic stretch from bacterium harbors:
- a CDS encoding Fic family protein, whose protein sequence is MIHYRKPDNWIKYNLEKILPRLVEAQAAILALRSVPYQKSWVDSLQNIELKREIAGTSRIEGADFSDKELDEALASGPEEFITRSQRQARAAAVTYRWIAAIPADRPLDGDIIKEIHHHIVTGADDDHCRPGMLRGPDENVNFGQPRHRGVNGGDECTQAFAEYVRAIQTAYREHSPIIQAFSAHYHFAAMHPFLDGNGRTARALEALLLQRAGLRDACFISMSNYYYDEKINYLKTLSESHTNGHDITPFLILGLNGLTMQVGRLMREINRNISKAIFRNVMFDLFGKLESPRKRVIAKRQIEILKVLLDEESMELFALFGKIDSEYSNLQNDTKAFVRDLSGLKSLGAIELDYQGEHLEATVMVRINLEWPRQITKTDFLRKMKSLPQVKGLP
- a CDS encoding sugar phosphate isomerase/epimerase; protein product: MPAPEVPLTAHPPLPATQFPADEAYLGFRMGVQSYCFRNFKTLDDLAAKLKELNLAHVEIWPDGHLPVDTPLDQVKAAAEKIKALGMSVDACGVVGFDTNEAKARQIFEYGKALGVLAISGSPQPGSLQLVDKLANEYGLPVAIHNHGPEDPIFGSYEQVRTAMLQTSNMVGFCMDCGHFYRAGVDPMLALDEFSNRVYGIHLKDLVPDADGKWKDVIVGTGKINLVALLDKLDEIGFKGYLSLEYESDPDNPVPAMLQCLDNIKAAAAKIKAQA
- a CDS encoding MFS transporter — encoded protein: MARIFPERLSRVQKGTAQRRFLAFSTINALSYALLAESVLVLFGLKLGANDFQIGLLSSYVYLTMGFILLGKVLVGRWGAARTYSTCWSVRNLVAATFMLAPVIWTRVSPSLGLTFLLAASFVFFAFRAMGLAAENILINDMTGPEDRGRFIGQWQFSFYIGMLAMLVAVSFWLGANPGFGHFQVVIATGVTMGMISSAIMWSIPESSGPKNSSRVPMLKAFSLLYADRRMLKLILAWAAVSSVIQLIVPFQVLTVKNGYNVADRLALIFVVLQVLGMVAASYMNSLLIDRSGPRPVMIINLLGFALVALLWAVSPARLNYAYTGTLFFFAGFCTVSLQIALAHYFLNTASRESVLNISVLILVLQGAAAGLVGTFLGGGVLETLDRLGLSGMEIYHTYFCLVIVAALVGLGMVLRLRPLAERRVREVLGMMFSVRDWRALMSVQELAETPQLERAHELIDRLADLRSEVSERTLLEYLDSPIFTLRTAALEALDRIEFGPEASWRLIEEVKDGEFSTAWMAAEILGKHRVSEAITTLRESLHSNDFFLEGKAMQALGQMQDSQSYPRIKEIFRLTYNPRLTIHGARAIYDMGERENVTLLLEKLNPLMLPAELDEIMHAVFALLGRHEEHFRLMTLYNRSAQQGLDVLAHELEKGLEGLGEKVSAGDAALVRAAMAETAAMNRQAPEQLVRLLQRVNVLGGDKARYIEVLLRDSERPVREAPPRLRFGFMGLAGYLLLERTGETEAGQ
- a CDS encoding glycine--tRNA ligase, which translates into the protein MAGKQIESVMDKLVSLCKRRGFIFQSSEIYGGLNSCWDYGPLGVELKRNIKDFWWDWMTRRREDIEGLDASILMSPRVWEASGHVSGFTDPLVDCRNCKQRFRADHLPAGTKVCPACGKETLTEARQFNLMFKTFMGPVEEAASQIYLRPETAQGIYVNFLNVQTAMRRKVPFGIAQIGKAFRNEITPGNFIFRTREFEQMEMQFFVKPGTEEEWFESWKADRMEYYKALGLDPAKLRFHPHGPGELAHYAKSAADIEFEFPFGWQELEGIHNRTDFDLKRHNEYSGKETLSYFDETTSERFVPYVIETSAGCDRTLLTCLAGGYDEEEDRVVLRLSPRIAPIKVGVFPLVKKEGMVEAAQDVYSRLRKKFRVFYDLSGSIGRRYRRMDEAGTPLGITADGQTMEDNTVTIRERDSMAQHRVKIDEVVAWVERFIENGSPAA